ACGCGGATCATTCTTGAGGCAGGACCGGGCGGCGCAGCGGCGCTCTTCGAGCGTCCGCGCGAACTGGTCACCGCGTCGAGCCCCGCCGGGGCGCTCGTGGCGCTGGCGCGGCTCGAGCAGGCCCGGGCCGAGGGCTTCTGGGTCGCGGGTTACGCCGCCTACGAGTTGGGCTTCGCGCTGGAGCCGTCGCTGGCGCAGCTCTGGGCACCCGGTGCCCCGCTGCTGCACTTCGGTATTTTCGACGCCCCGCAGGATGCCTCGGAGGCGCTGGAAGAGATGCCGGGACAGGGCGCGCGGGTCACCTCCGTGACGCCGCTCTGGTCAGCAGAGCGCTACGCCGGGGCCTTCCACGAAATCAAGGAGATGCTGGCGGCGGGCGACCTCTATCAGGTCAACCTGACCATGCCGGTGGAGGCCCGCTTCGAGGGCACGCCCGAGGCGCTCTGGGCGGCGCTGCGGGCCTATCAGCCGGTGGGCCACGGTGGCTTTGCACAGCTTGGGGGCGAGACGATCCTGTCTTGCTCGCCAGAGCTTTTCTTCCAGCTCGACGCAAGGGGCCGCATCGAGGTGGCGCCGATGAAGGGCACCGCCCCGCGGGGCGCCACCCCGGCGGAGGACGATGCGCTGCGCGAGGCGCTGGCGGCGGACGAGAAGAACCGCGCCGAGAACGTGATGATCGTGGACCTGATGCGCAACGACCTGTCGCGGCTGGCGCGGCCGGGCAGCGTCAAGGTGCCCGAACTGCTGAAGGTCGAACGCTATGCCACGGTGCACCAGATGGTCTCGCGGGTGGCGGCCGAGCTCGAGGGGCGCCCCTCGGTGACGGACCTGCTGCGGGCGATTTTCCCTTGCGGCTCGATCACCGGGGCGCCGAAGATCGCTGCGATGAAGGCGATCCACCGGCTCGAGGGATGGCGCCGCGGGGTCTATTGCGGCGGGCTCGGCTGGATGGCGCCGGATGGGACGGCGGAGTTCAACGTGGCGATCCGCACGCTGAGCGTGACCGGCGCGGGCCGCGCCCTGCTGGGTGTCGGCGGCGGCATCGTGCAGGACAGCAGCTGCGAGGCGGAATACGAGGAGGCGCTGTGGAAAGCCCGATTCCTGACCGGATTGATGCAGCAGGGCTGAGCCCCGAGCTGCGGCTGATCGAAACCCTGCGCTGGCAGCCTGGCAGCGGACCCCTGCGCGGCGCGCGGCACGTGGCGCGCTGCCTGCGCAGCGCGGCGGCGCTCGGCATTCCGCTGGAGCGGGCGGCGCTGGAGGCTGCATTGGCTGGGTTTTATGCCGACAGCCCGCGGCGGCTGCGGCTGACCGTGGGCCGGGCGGGGGATATCGAGATCACCTCGGCGCCCTTCGATCCCGCCGCTGTCCCCGCGGGGACGCGGGTGATGCTCTGCGCCGTGCGGCTCGACCCCGGGGCGGCGCTGCTGCGCCACAAGACCACCGCGCGGGCACTCTATGACGCGGCGCTTGGGGCGCGGCCCGAGGGTGTGGATGAGCTGCTCTTTCTCAACACCCGCGGCGAGCTCTGCGAGGGGGCTTACACGAATGTCTTTCTGGAGCGTGAAGACGGCGCGCGGGTGACCCCGGTGCTGGCGTCAGGGCTGCTGCCGGGGGTACTTCGCGAGACGCTGCTGGAGGAGGGCGCCTTTGCCGAGGCAGTGGTCAGCCTTGCCGATCTGCGGCGTGCCAAACGGCTCTGGATCGGCAATTCGCTGCGCGGGC
The sequence above is a segment of the Alloyangia pacifica genome. Coding sequences within it:
- a CDS encoding aminodeoxychorismate synthase component I, with the protein product MDETRIILEAGPGGAAALFERPRELVTASSPAGALVALARLEQARAEGFWVAGYAAYELGFALEPSLAQLWAPGAPLLHFGIFDAPQDASEALEEMPGQGARVTSVTPLWSAERYAGAFHEIKEMLAAGDLYQVNLTMPVEARFEGTPEALWAALRAYQPVGHGGFAQLGGETILSCSPELFFQLDARGRIEVAPMKGTAPRGATPAEDDALREALAADEKNRAENVMIVDLMRNDLSRLARPGSVKVPELLKVERYATVHQMVSRVAAELEGRPSVTDLLRAIFPCGSITGAPKIAAMKAIHRLEGWRRGVYCGGLGWMAPDGTAEFNVAIRTLSVTGAGRALLGVGGGIVQDSSCEAEYEEALWKARFLTGLMQQG
- a CDS encoding aminotransferase class IV; protein product: MESPIPDRIDAAGLSPELRLIETLRWQPGSGPLRGARHVARCLRSAAALGIPLERAALEAALAGFYADSPRRLRLTVGRAGDIEITSAPFDPAAVPAGTRVMLCAVRLDPGAALLRHKTTARALYDAALGARPEGVDELLFLNTRGELCEGAYTNVFLEREDGARVTPVLASGLLPGVLRETLLEEGAFAEAVVSLADLRRAKRLWIGNSLRGLMGAELLRGEVPSPL